A section of the Venturia canescens isolate UGA chromosome 11, ASM1945775v1, whole genome shotgun sequence genome encodes:
- the LOC122417747 gene encoding uncharacterized protein: MFALVEFDDSSLYLCKLKDVTTRDEKSVVRYKGSRYAVKVIEVNEQKSQNAGHESLAPISDTTDYGTTNSLTKCNDETHQLHVLNTNTVNELSIANSRRKSENEHMSNENKGLARDTAKAVQAVMNTEQKSQNAGHESLAPISDTTDYGTVNSLTKCNDETQQLHVLSTNPVNELAIANSRRKSENERMSNENEVLARDTAKGVQTVTNTEQKSQNAGHESLAPISDTTDYGTTNSLTECNDETHQLHVLSTNTEMNVSLSSTAEMLMAANDSIWDNDFLSNEYKTEELSAVASKNTTPPWGNASVTISAHERQAQTEHDTSENTLNNILKRPKILNNTAADDNRSEASPERQDDFSDESYVPDSDDESDEDNEMDNSLQDKTNTTNNTTANSCQSFDALNNSDALSKINVVGHSAPNDENMFVLAVETGLKKDYCLYCNTLQAKLSRHVIRKHRNEKDVKELLNYARGSKERKKMMAKIRKKGHFSFNTNPTLNTGERKVVRRSSARYGKKATDYATCPKCLGDYAKSNIRHHVSMQCSKRQDKRRDIILGSKQITGRIHKEASNILRQRVFPSLQEDEVVKSIRYDELVILFGNKLCQKYKDPHFYDMIRQKLRQLGRFLIGWDFVRKFHSGEQNVTEKDYYRSLVVCINNVKDWDGGRKLRGPPKKATHVQIIVGPDKGRWFVLSDKRGLKKLDFRLPRRRSPSLQALDDGGWRDGRRLFEVAPFFRRDVYDFPGLGGVRVSPLRPRDDAGRGLDYVWMDGGLGRSPCGSLGRPLDWAENLFNHQIVLAGKLAFFGWLLLALRIGDLSVAGRRLFFFKALMEVRPVPLLKLE; the protein is encoded by the exons ATGTTCGCATTAGTGGAGTTCGATGATTCATCCCTATATTTATGCAAATTGAAAGACGTTACAACTAGAGACGAAAAGAGTGTCGTGCGCTACAAAGGAAGCCGATATGCTGTAAAAGTAATAGAAGTCAACG AACAAAAAAGTCAAAATGCTGGACATGAATCGCTCGCACCAATATCCGATACGACGGATTACGGGACAACCAATTCTCTGACCAAATGTAATGATGAGACGCATCAATTACATGTGCTTAACACAAATACGG TAAATGAGCTATCAATTGCAAATTCAAGAAGAAAATCAGAAAACGAGCATATGAGTAACGAAAATAAAGGACTCGCCAGAGATACTGCGAAAGCAGTTCAGGCTGTTATGAATACAG AACAAAAAAGTCAAAATGCTGGACATGAATCGCTCGCACCAATATCCGATACGACGGATTACGGGACAGTTAATTCTCTGACCAAATGTAATGATGAGACGCAGCAATTACATGTGCTTAGCACAAATCCTG TAAACGAACTAGCAATTGCAAATTCAAGAAGAAAATCAGAAAACGAGCGTATGAGTAACGAAAATGAAGTACTCGCCAGAGATACTGCGAAAGGAGTTCAGACAGTTACAAATACAG AACAAAAAAGTCAAAATGCTGGACATGAATCGCTCGCACCAATATCCGATACGACGGATTACGGGACAACCAATTCTCTGACCGAATGTAATGATGAGACACATCAATTACATGTGCTTAGCACAAATACGG AGATGAATGTATCGCTGTCTTCTACGGCAGAAATGCTTATGGCTGCAAACGATTCCATTTGGGACAATGATTTCTTGAGTAACGAATATAAAACAGAAGAATTATCGGCTGTAGCGTCGAAAAATACAACTCCTCCATGGGGAAATGCTTCGGTTACCATTTCTGCACATGAAAG ACAAGCACAAACGGAACACGATACATCGGAGAATACATTGAACAATATATTGAAGCGCCCTAAGATACTAAACAACACCGCTGCAG ATGATAACAGAAGTGAGGCTTCACCGGAACGACAGGATGACTTTTCCGACGAATCATATGTTCCAGATTCCGACGATGAATCCGACGAAGATAATGAAATGGATAATTCTCTACAAGACAAGACAAATACAACAAACAATACGACAGCTAATTCATGCCAGTCCTTCGACGCACTGAACAATTCGGATGCCCTTTCCAAAATTAATGTCGTCGGCCATAGTGCAccaaatgatgaaaatatgttCGTTCTAGCTGTTGAGACGGGATTGAAAAAGGATTATTGTCTTTATTGCAATACTCTTCAAGCCAAGCTTAGCCGACATGTCatacgaaaacatcgaaatgAGAAAGATGTGAAAGAGCTATTGAACTATGCTAGAGGTTCTAAAGAACGGAAGAAAATGATGGcgaaaattcgaaagaaaggGCACTTCAGTTTTAACACAAATCCAACACTGAATACCGGAGAGCGAAAAGTTGTTCGTCGGTCGAGTGCGAGATATGGAAAAAAAGCGACTGACTACGCGACGTGTCCGAAATGTCTCGGTGATTATGCCAAATCAAATATACGCCACCACGTCAGCATGCAGTGTTCAAAGCGGCAGGATAAACGCAGAGACATCATTCTTGGTTCGAAACAAATAACCGGCCGTATTCATAAAGAAGCCAGCAATATTCTTCGACAGCGCGTATTTCCCTCACTGCAGGAGGATGAAGTGGTGAAGTCGATCCGGTACGATGAGCTTGTCATTTTATTTGGAAATAAGCTCTGTCAAAAATATAAAGACCCCCATTTTTATGACATGATACGACAGAAATTACGACAACTTGGAAGGTTCTTAATCGGGTggg ATTTCGTCAGGAAATTTCATTCTGGAGAACAGAACGTGACCGAGAAAGATTATTACCGCAGTCTGGTAGTGTGCATAAATAATGTTAAAGATTGGGACGGAGGACGCAAGTTACGCGGACCACCAAAAAA GGCGACCCACGTTCAAATTATTGTTGGCCCTGACAAGGGCCGTTGGTTTGTCTTGTCTGACAAAAGAGGCTTAAAGAAGCTTGATTTTCGGCTTCCTCGGAGACGCTCACCTAGCCTTCAGGCGCTAGATGATGGCGGTTGGCGAGACGGGCGTAGGTTGTTCGAGGTGGCCCCGTTTTTTCGGCGAGACGTCTATGATTTTCCGGGTCTTGGTGGTGTCCGCGTGAGTCCGTTGCGGCCGCGTGATGATGCGGGCCGTGGTTTGGATTATGTCTGGATGGATGGTGGTCTTGGCCGGAGTCCGTGCGGAAGTCTGGGAAGGCCGTTGGACTGGGCCGAGAATCTCTTCAACCACCAGATTGTTCTCGCTGGGAAG CTCGCTTTTTTCGGATGGCTTCTACTCGCTCTTCGCATCGGCGATCTAAGCGTCGCAGGTAGGAGGCTGTTCTTCTTCAAGGCATTGATGGAGGTCCGTCCCGTACCGCTGTTGAAGTTGGAGTGA